The Luteolibacter arcticus genome has a window encoding:
- a CDS encoding stage II sporulation protein M, with the protein MSPGSFEERRAAEWVELDRLITSVEKGKPVEGVDELPRRFREACSDLALARHRMYAGHLIDRLNALVIRGYKLLYRSRKHGWQAALKFAVAGFPQTIRSEWRLFWLCSALFWIPFFAMMASAWFDIDWIRSAIGQEGMASMESMYGGKEEQLSHLRKEFGSNFMMFGFYIRNNVGIDFQIFAGGIAACVGTIFFLVYNGIHIGASAGYVHYACNPESFWTFVAGHSSYELLGMVVAGMAGMRLGLGVLKPGRLPRARAIAEAGRRALPLLLGAAVMTGIAAVVEGFWSAQAIDSNVKYAVGIAGWVAHVVYFLALGRGTRAA; encoded by the coding sequence ATGAGCCCGGGATCCTTTGAAGAACGCCGCGCCGCCGAGTGGGTGGAGCTGGACCGCCTGATCACCAGCGTGGAGAAGGGCAAGCCGGTGGAAGGCGTGGACGAGTTGCCGCGGCGCTTTCGCGAGGCCTGTTCGGACCTCGCGCTGGCCCGCCACCGGATGTATGCCGGGCACCTGATCGACCGGCTGAATGCGCTGGTGATCCGCGGCTACAAGCTGCTCTACCGGAGCCGCAAGCACGGCTGGCAGGCGGCGCTGAAATTCGCCGTGGCCGGTTTTCCGCAGACCATCCGGAGCGAGTGGCGGTTGTTCTGGCTGTGCAGCGCGCTGTTCTGGATCCCGTTCTTCGCGATGATGGCGTCGGCGTGGTTCGATATCGACTGGATCCGCTCCGCCATCGGCCAGGAAGGCATGGCCAGCATGGAGAGCATGTATGGCGGGAAGGAGGAGCAACTGAGTCACCTGCGAAAGGAGTTCGGCTCGAACTTCATGATGTTCGGCTTCTACATTCGCAACAACGTCGGCATCGACTTCCAGATCTTTGCCGGGGGCATCGCCGCCTGCGTGGGCACGATCTTTTTCCTGGTCTACAATGGCATCCACATCGGGGCCTCGGCGGGCTATGTCCACTACGCGTGCAATCCCGAGTCATTCTGGACCTTCGTGGCCGGGCACTCGTCGTATGAGCTGCTAGGCATGGTGGTGGCCGGCATGGCGGGCATGCGGCTGGGGCTCGGTGTCTTGAAGCCCGGCCGCCTGCCGCGTGCGCGGGCGATCGCGGAAGCGGGCCGGCGCGCCTTGCCGCTTCTGTTAGGCGCGGCGGTGATGACCGGCATTGCCGCGGTGGTCGAGGGCTTCTGGTCGGCGCAGGCGATCGACTCGAACGTGAAATACGCCGTCGGCATCGCGGGCTGGGTGGCGCATGTGGTGTATTTCCTGGCGCTGGGAAGGGGGACGCGTGCGGCTTGA
- a CDS encoding glutathionylspermidine synthase family protein, protein MQNSRTNPNKCWIEKPFFGREGSGVVLRSRGPFHSPPPIGPTVYQQHADLFQAAGRHVVWGLWMIGDECRGLSARADTSPVTGNLSRFLPHRIEG, encoded by the coding sequence ATTCAGAATTCAAGGACTAACCCGAACAAATGCTGGATAGAAAAGCCGTTCTTCGGCCGCGAGGGCAGCGGCGTGGTCCTGCGTTCCCGCGGACCCTTCCATTCTCCGCCGCCCATCGGCCCGACGGTCTATCAGCAGCACGCCGACCTTTTCCAAGCCGCCGGACGCCACGTCGTCTGGGGTCTGTGGATGATCGGCGACGAGTGCCGTGGTCTTTCTGCCCGCGCGGATACCTCGCCGGTCACCGGGAACCTCAGCCGCTTCCTGCCGCACCGGATCGAGGGGTGA
- a CDS encoding DUF4129 domain-containing protein, with amino-acid sequence MTAELRPRSDWEAVDLGIALSRRDFWRLLGCWWLGMLPVLALSLVFLRDLPVLLLLVCWWWMPVSSRLVLFVLSRRLFGELPKWKAVLREWPRACVRRFFFRMIWARFSPWRPLTMAVEDLEGLRRKDYATRVRLLLRRGDATVVVLALWRAVLTLWLAVAVFATALMFLPATEAQSWGLAMEEWGGNTWAGLPKALLWTGVSSVMLSMSLVDVFGTGAGFGIYVNHRTWIEGWDVELAFRRLGNRLRGAAGAVLTLLLVGVMIPRVGAEEAPKEVITEIKAQPDFEVFKYTWKEKNPSSSSWNWNGPGEWFAYLIQGIGWMLLGLLIAFVVWMVWRHRHVLQARGIGVSKPAPAAARVVMGMDVAPESLPKDIPTAAMELWRVGRRQEAMSLLYRGTISRLIENGGVEIAESDTESDCLRRVEIEAAAHAGYFGGLTEAWMMLAYGRRAPQDERMQELCSSWPFSVERRPA; translated from the coding sequence ATGACCGCCGAGCTCCGGCCGCGGAGCGATTGGGAGGCGGTGGATCTCGGCATCGCTCTCTCCCGGCGCGACTTCTGGCGGCTGCTCGGCTGCTGGTGGCTGGGGATGCTGCCGGTGCTGGCGCTCTCGCTGGTCTTCCTGCGCGATCTGCCGGTGCTGCTGCTGCTCGTCTGCTGGTGGTGGATGCCGGTCAGCTCGCGGCTCGTCCTTTTCGTGCTGAGCCGCCGGCTGTTCGGCGAGCTTCCCAAGTGGAAGGCGGTGCTGCGTGAATGGCCGCGGGCCTGCGTGCGGCGCTTCTTTTTCCGCATGATCTGGGCGCGCTTCTCGCCATGGCGGCCGCTGACGATGGCGGTGGAGGATCTCGAAGGACTGCGGCGAAAGGACTACGCCACGCGGGTGCGGCTGCTGCTGCGCCGTGGCGATGCCACGGTGGTGGTGCTGGCGTTGTGGCGGGCCGTGCTGACCTTGTGGCTGGCGGTGGCGGTTTTTGCCACGGCGCTGATGTTCCTGCCAGCGACCGAGGCCCAGTCGTGGGGCCTGGCGATGGAGGAGTGGGGCGGCAATACGTGGGCCGGACTGCCAAAGGCCTTGCTGTGGACCGGTGTGTCGTCGGTGATGCTGTCGATGTCGCTGGTGGATGTCTTCGGCACCGGTGCGGGTTTCGGCATCTACGTGAACCATCGTACATGGATCGAAGGCTGGGACGTGGAACTCGCCTTCCGCCGCCTGGGCAATCGCCTGCGTGGCGCGGCGGGAGCGGTGCTGACGTTGCTGCTTGTCGGCGTCATGATCCCGCGGGTTGGCGCGGAGGAGGCACCGAAGGAAGTCATCACCGAGATCAAGGCTCAGCCGGATTTCGAGGTCTTCAAATACACCTGGAAGGAAAAGAACCCTAGTAGCAGCTCGTGGAACTGGAACGGGCCGGGCGAATGGTTCGCCTACCTGATCCAAGGGATCGGCTGGATGCTGCTCGGTCTCCTGATCGCGTTCGTGGTCTGGATGGTCTGGCGTCATCGCCATGTTTTGCAAGCGCGCGGCATCGGGGTGAGCAAGCCGGCTCCTGCTGCGGCGCGGGTGGTGATGGGGATGGACGTCGCTCCGGAGTCGCTACCCAAGGACATCCCGACGGCGGCGATGGAGCTGTGGCGCGTCGGCCGTCGCCAGGAGGCGATGAGCTTGCTCTATCGCGGCACGATTTCCCGGCTGATCGAGAATGGCGGCGTTGAGATCGCGGAGTCGGATACGGAGAGCGACTGCCTGCGGCGGGTCGAGATCGAGGCCGCGGCGCATGCCGGCTACTTCGGCGGGCTGACCGAGGCGTGGATGATGCTGGCCTACGGTCGCCGCGCGCCACAGGACGAGCGGATGCAGGAGCTGTGCTCGAGCTGGCCTTTTTCCGTAGAAAGGAGGCCGGCATGA
- a CDS encoding glutathionylspermidine synthase family protein gives MKAPIRLESRPPRPDWQQRVEDAGLLWHGADGQPYWTEDQNLVFTLEAAEVLEDAANQLHALCLHACEEIVRRDWFSRLAIPDTAAGLVQTSWMAGDRALYGRFDLAWDGTSTPKLLEYNADTPTSLLEAAVIQWQWLEDVAPDSDQLNSIHEALVERWQLFPEAMIHFACTWDHLEDRQTIAYLAETAEQAGKSVELLDIAEIGFSEGGRFTDAAERPIERLFKLYPWEWMMEEPFFAEIGQERQRFTEPAWKMMLSNKGILPILWELNPGHPLLLPASYSRDGLGEVDRWVEKPFFGREGSGVVLRSRGPFHSPPAIGPTVYQQHADLFQAAGRHVVWGLWMIGDECRGLSARADTSPVTGNLSRFLPHRIEG, from the coding sequence GGCACGGTGCCGATGGCCAGCCGTACTGGACGGAGGACCAGAACCTGGTCTTCACCCTGGAGGCTGCGGAAGTCCTCGAGGATGCGGCGAATCAGCTCCACGCGCTTTGCCTCCATGCCTGCGAGGAAATCGTTCGCCGCGATTGGTTCAGTAGGCTCGCTATCCCGGACACCGCTGCCGGTCTGGTGCAGACCTCGTGGATGGCCGGGGATCGCGCGCTCTACGGCCGCTTCGACCTGGCATGGGATGGCACCAGCACGCCAAAGCTGCTCGAATACAACGCCGACACCCCGACGTCCTTGCTAGAGGCCGCGGTGATCCAGTGGCAGTGGCTGGAGGACGTGGCACCTGACAGTGACCAGCTCAATTCCATCCACGAGGCCTTGGTCGAGCGCTGGCAGCTCTTTCCCGAGGCGATGATCCACTTCGCCTGCACGTGGGATCACCTCGAGGACCGGCAGACCATTGCCTATCTGGCGGAGACTGCGGAGCAGGCGGGGAAGAGCGTCGAGCTGCTGGACATCGCTGAAATCGGCTTTTCGGAAGGTGGTCGCTTCACCGATGCAGCCGAGCGTCCCATCGAGCGCCTTTTCAAGCTGTACCCGTGGGAGTGGATGATGGAGGAGCCGTTCTTCGCGGAGATCGGCCAGGAGCGCCAGCGCTTCACCGAGCCGGCGTGGAAGATGATGCTTTCGAACAAGGGTATCCTTCCCATCCTCTGGGAGCTGAACCCCGGTCACCCGTTGCTACTACCCGCGTCGTACTCGCGCGACGGTCTTGGTGAGGTGGATCGCTGGGTGGAGAAGCCGTTCTTCGGCCGCGAGGGTAGCGGCGTGGTGCTGCGTTCGCGCGGACCCTTTCACTCCCCGCCTGCCATCGGCCCGACGGTCTATCAGCAGCACGCCGACCTTTTCCAAGCCGCCGGACGCCACGTCGTCTGGGGCCTGTGGATGATCGGCGACGAATGCCGCGGGCTTTCTGCCCGCGCCGACACCTCGCCGGTCACCGGCAACTTGAGCCGCTTCCTGCCGCATCGGATCGAGGGGTAG
- a CDS encoding DUF4350 domain-containing protein encodes MRILWLLLCLLLAGCGGGSYTTRTEETGYKGKAKLDAYLAAARFLERMGYTVINKPGWPDLDEVSVMLVPASVLATDAYVREVKEWVAGGGHLICLMENAESYHDDWGRAGSFRLSAEEEVPDSLQAWLREAGLTFSSSGEKVEAKRLEVDEEDYEVFVESSIGVQKGNRARRAMAQAYVGDGMVTVMTDARPFRNRYIGDNDHAELLLALVEASPYFDEGSVAIIRDAGLSLWTMLWRHGWPALVGLLVLTVIWLWKNMPRFGPMRREEEPTHQRDYDHHLEALGDFQWRLDKGQALLRPLRDSVLERALRLGGQHHGDVFEWMAQRAGITRERAERAMTHERPPDPTSFTRVVADLQQLHLSLT; translated from the coding sequence ATGAGAATCCTTTGGCTTCTGCTGTGCCTGCTACTCGCCGGTTGCGGCGGCGGCAGCTACACGACGCGCACCGAGGAGACCGGCTACAAGGGCAAGGCGAAGCTCGATGCCTACCTCGCCGCGGCGCGTTTTCTCGAGCGGATGGGCTACACCGTGATCAACAAGCCCGGCTGGCCGGATCTCGACGAGGTGTCGGTGATGCTGGTGCCGGCGTCCGTGCTCGCGACCGATGCCTATGTCCGCGAGGTGAAGGAGTGGGTGGCAGGTGGGGGGCATCTCATCTGCCTGATGGAGAATGCCGAGTCGTATCATGACGACTGGGGGCGAGCGGGGAGCTTCCGGTTGTCCGCGGAGGAGGAGGTTCCGGATTCCCTTCAAGCCTGGCTGCGTGAGGCGGGCCTGACTTTCAGTTCGAGTGGCGAAAAGGTGGAGGCCAAGAGATTGGAGGTGGATGAAGAGGACTACGAAGTCTTCGTGGAATCCTCCATCGGGGTCCAGAAGGGCAACCGTGCCCGCCGGGCCATGGCCCAGGCGTATGTCGGCGATGGCATGGTGACCGTGATGACCGACGCGCGGCCCTTCCGCAACCGCTACATCGGTGACAACGATCATGCTGAGCTTCTGTTGGCGCTGGTGGAAGCGTCGCCATACTTTGATGAAGGGAGCGTGGCGATCATCCGCGATGCCGGGCTTTCGCTGTGGACCATGCTGTGGCGGCACGGTTGGCCAGCCTTGGTCGGGCTGCTGGTGCTGACCGTGATTTGGCTGTGGAAGAACATGCCGCGCTTCGGACCCATGCGCCGCGAGGAAGAACCGACGCACCAGCGCGACTACGACCATCACCTGGAGGCACTCGGTGACTTCCAGTGGCGGCTCGACAAGGGACAGGCGCTGCTCCGTCCACTGCGCGACTCGGTGCTCGAGCGGGCGCTGCGGCTCGGTGGCCAGCATCACGGCGACGTTTTCGAATGGATGGCCCAGCGCGCCGGGATCACCCGCGAGCGCGCCGAGCGCGCGATGACCCATGAGCGGCCGCCGGATCCAACATCCTTCACCCGCGTGGTCGCGGATCTCCAACAGCTCCACCTTTCACTCACATGA
- a CDS encoding RDD family protein, whose amino-acid sequence MDENTLRIDTLQAIELAEGVEVRLRIAGPLPRGIALGIDMLLQGVILTIGAVILMFAGIGIGFQVAVGVFLLAWFFMRWWYPVFFEASKRGATPGKRMLGLRVVQTSGAPITFGQSILRNFLRWIDEMPLWPAVWTGGMYVPTMAFGLAACMATKRFQRLGDLAAGTVVIYDRLLPEPAVPAPPPMEAARPAMALRPEEVRAVVAFRERAGLWSEGRRAEIADHAKELTGGDGQKGVSRIMAIAHWLQERR is encoded by the coding sequence ATGGACGAGAACACGCTGCGAATCGACACGCTGCAGGCCATCGAGTTGGCCGAAGGCGTGGAGGTGCGGCTGCGCATCGCAGGGCCCCTGCCGCGCGGGATCGCGCTGGGGATCGACATGCTCTTGCAGGGGGTGATCCTGACGATCGGGGCGGTGATTCTGATGTTTGCGGGGATCGGCATCGGCTTCCAGGTGGCGGTCGGGGTGTTCCTGCTGGCGTGGTTTTTCATGCGCTGGTGGTACCCGGTGTTTTTCGAGGCCTCGAAGCGCGGGGCCACGCCGGGCAAGCGGATGCTCGGGTTGCGGGTGGTGCAGACGTCCGGGGCGCCGATCACCTTCGGGCAATCGATTTTGAGGAATTTCCTGCGCTGGATCGATGAGATGCCGCTGTGGCCGGCGGTGTGGACCGGTGGCATGTATGTGCCCACGATGGCCTTCGGGCTGGCGGCCTGCATGGCGACGAAGCGCTTCCAGCGGCTGGGCGACCTCGCCGCGGGGACGGTGGTGATTTATGACCGGCTGCTGCCGGAGCCGGCGGTGCCCGCGCCGCCGCCCATGGAGGCGGCCCGCCCGGCGATGGCCCTGCGGCCGGAAGAAGTGCGCGCCGTGGTCGCCTTCCGCGAGCGGGCGGGACTGTGGTCGGAAGGTCGTCGCGCGGAGATCGCCGACCATGCGAAGGAATTGACGGGCGGCGACGGCCAGAAGGGCGTCTCGCGAATCATGGCGATTGCCCACTGGTTGCAGGAACGACGATGA
- a CDS encoding TlpA family protein disulfide reductase, whose amino-acid sequence MKILPGILSSLAVLAAMVLPASHAAEKKAKFSDWDLGKVVFGEKVGKKDVKGKVVVLEYWGVKCPPCVASLPHLAEMDRENRDKGLVIIGAECQGHSKDEMKPLLEKAKVDYTIVEGAEGPIDVTGIPRVFVFGTDGELVFDGRPSGAEFDKAVKDALATAEKSGGEDATAEVAGNLIEQRAWTNASGGSIRAAVKSADDKTVTFVMANGKSVEYALEKLSEESRKTIAEAVEKSKATP is encoded by the coding sequence ATGAAAATTCTCCCAGGCATCCTCTCGTCGTTGGCCGTCCTTGCGGCCATGGTCCTCCCGGCATCCCACGCCGCAGAAAAGAAAGCCAAGTTCTCCGACTGGGACCTCGGCAAGGTCGTTTTCGGCGAAAAGGTCGGCAAGAAGGACGTGAAAGGCAAGGTGGTGGTGCTGGAATACTGGGGCGTGAAATGCCCGCCATGTGTCGCCTCGCTGCCTCACCTTGCGGAAATGGACCGCGAGAACCGCGACAAGGGTCTCGTGATCATCGGTGCCGAGTGCCAAGGGCACTCGAAGGATGAAATGAAGCCCCTTCTGGAAAAGGCCAAGGTCGATTACACCATTGTTGAAGGCGCGGAAGGCCCGATCGATGTGACCGGCATCCCACGCGTGTTTGTTTTCGGGACAGACGGGGAACTGGTGTTCGACGGACGCCCGTCCGGTGCCGAATTTGACAAGGCGGTGAAGGACGCCCTGGCCACCGCGGAGAAGAGTGGTGGGGAAGATGCGACCGCGGAGGTTGCCGGCAACCTGATCGAGCAACGCGCTTGGACGAATGCCTCTGGCGGCAGCATCCGCGCCGCGGTGAAGTCCGCCGACGACAAGACCGTGACCTTCGTGATGGCGAACGGGAAGAGCGTGGAATACGCGCTGGAGAAGCTCTCCGAGGAATCCCGCAAGACGATCGCCGAGGCCGTCGAGAAATCGAAGGCCACGCCCTGA